Proteins encoded within one genomic window of Betaproteobacteria bacterium:
- a CDS encoding molecular chaperone SurA, with protein ETAVPFRSPAGFHILKLTDKRGAGTPTVVRQTKARHILIRLNEIVSENDALSRFNDLKDRIENNADFASLARNHSDDASAAKGGELGWISPGDTVPEFERALNALKPGEVSQPFRTPFGWHIVQVTERRDQDMSEDRNKIQARQAIRLRKSDQQWQDWVRYQRDKAYVEYRLKD; from the coding sequence AGAAACGGCAGTTCCCTTCCGAAGTCCAGCTGGTTTTCACATCCTAAAACTGACCGACAAGCGCGGCGCCGGTACGCCTACTGTCGTGCGGCAAACCAAAGCTCGCCACATCTTGATTCGCTTGAATGAAATAGTTTCGGAAAACGATGCCTTGAGCCGGTTTAACGATCTCAAGGACCGCATCGAGAATAACGCGGATTTCGCTAGTTTGGCGCGCAATCATTCCGATGACGCCAGCGCTGCGAAAGGAGGCGAACTCGGATGGATTTCGCCGGGAGATACAGTGCCAGAGTTCGAGCGCGCCTTGAACGCGCTCAAACCTGGCGAAGTCAGTCAGCCCTTTCGCACACCCTTCGGATGGCACATCGTGCAGGTCACGGAGCGGCGCGACCAGGATATGTCGGAAGATCGCAACAAGATCCAAGCGCGCCAGGCCATACGGCTGCGCAAGTCCGACCAGCAATGGCAAGATTGGGTACGCTACCAGCGCGACAAAGCCTACGTCGAGTACCGGCTCAAGGATTGA
- the rsmA gene encoding 16S rRNA (adenine(1518)-N(6)/adenine(1519)-N(6))-dimethyltransferase RsmA, translating to MNHRPRKRFGQHFLQDRAIVARIADAIGPRPGETIVEVGPGTGVLTQALLERGAVVQAVEIDRDLAARLRERFANRPLTLHVGDVLKFDLSTFGSAPRIAGNLPYNISTPLLFQIAAQLPGLMDGHFMLQKEVVDRMVAQPSTSEYGRLSVMIQCRFAAEKLFGVPPDAFDPPPKVESAVVRIKPLIRPAAMIEDPVLFGELVTRAFTQRRKMIRNALGSYLAGAQWSAVALDPALRPENLSVEDYARAANYVARQRASAIPE from the coding sequence ATGAATCACCGGCCACGCAAGCGCTTCGGGCAGCATTTTTTGCAGGACCGCGCGATCGTTGCGCGCATCGCCGATGCCATCGGTCCGAGGCCTGGCGAGACCATCGTGGAGGTAGGGCCAGGCACTGGCGTGCTCACTCAAGCCTTGCTGGAGCGCGGTGCCGTCGTGCAGGCGGTGGAAATCGACCGCGATTTGGCGGCGAGATTACGCGAGCGCTTTGCGAACCGGCCGTTAACCTTGCATGTAGGCGATGTGCTCAAGTTCGATCTGAGCACCTTCGGATCCGCGCCGCGTATCGCGGGAAATCTCCCCTACAACATCTCCACGCCGCTATTGTTTCAAATCGCCGCGCAGCTTCCCGGTCTCATGGACGGGCACTTCATGTTGCAAAAGGAAGTGGTGGACCGCATGGTTGCGCAACCCTCCACAAGCGAATACGGACGGCTATCGGTGATGATCCAATGCCGGTTCGCCGCCGAGAAACTCTTTGGCGTGCCGCCGGACGCCTTCGATCCTCCGCCCAAGGTCGAGTCCGCCGTGGTGCGCATTAAACCCTTGATACGTCCCGCGGCCATGATTGAAGACCCCGTCCTATTTGGCGAGCTGGTGACGCGCGCCTTTACCCAGCGGCGCAAGATGATCCGCAACGCGCTTGGAAGTTACCTTGCCGGGGCGCAGTGGAGCGCGGTCGCGCTCGATCCCGCGCTGCGGCCGGAAAATTTGAGCGTGGAAGATTACGCGCGAGCCGCCAATTACGTGGCGCGGCAACGCGCTAGCGCGATACCTGAATAA